The Haloarchaeobius litoreus DNA window TCGACCCGGCCCGGGGTGGACCGGGACGTGTCCGCGCCTTCGTCACGCCCGACAGCGCGGTCCCGCTCGACTCCATCGCCGCCGCCGACGACCGGGTCCTGCTGGCAGGATACACGTTCACCTCCGACCGGGTGACCGACGCGCTGCTGGCCGCGGCCGACCGCGGGGTATCGGTTCGGGTCCTGGTGGACGACGCGCCCGTCGGTGGGCTCTCCGCACGCGAGGTCGCCGCACTCGACCGGCTGCAGGCCGGTGGCGTCTCCGTCCGGCTCCTCGGCGGCGAGGCCGCCCGCTACGACTACCACCACGCGAAGTACCTCGTCGCCGACGGCAGGGCGCTCGTCCTCACAGAGAACTGGAAGCCCTCCGGCACCGGCGGCCACGCGAACCGCGGCTGGGGCGTCGTGCTGAACGGCTCCGAGCCGGTGGCGGCGCTGAACCGCACGTTCCACGCCGACTGGACGGCACACGACGCCGGCCCGTGGCTCGACCGGCGGGAGTCCGTCGACCCGGTGCTGCGGGAGCCCGCCGCGGGCTCGTATCCGACGCGCCTCCAGCCGGCGACGGTGCCCGTCGATTCGACGACCGTGCTGGTCGCCCCGGACAACGCCGAGGACTCGCTCGTGTCGCTGGTCGCCGGCGCGGAGTCGTCGGTCCGCGTCGAGCAGATGAGCGTCGGCGGGGTCGACACGCCGCTCGTGCAGGCGGCCATCGCAGCCGCGCGGAACGGGAGTCGGGTCCGGTTCCTCCTGAGCAGCGCGTGGTACGCCGAAGAGGAGAACGGACGCGTCGTCGAGCGGCTGAACGCCATCGCCGAGGGCGAGGGGCTGGACATGGAGGCCCGACTCGTCGACCCCGGCGACCGGTTCGAGAAGCTACACGCGAAGGGCGTCGTCGTGGACGAGCGCCACGTCGTCGTCGGCAGCGTGAACTGGAACACGAACTCGCTCCATGACAACCGCGAGGTCGCGGTCGTGCTGACGGGCGACCGGGTGGGCCAGTACTACGCCGAGGCGTTCGACGCGGACTGGCGCGGCGGCGATGGCGGCGACGGCGGCCTGCGACCGCGGCTGCTCTGGGTCGCCGCCATCGCGGCCGCTGCGCTGGCGGTGCTGGTGTGCTGGCGACGGGTGCAGTTCGAGTACGAGGGCGAGCTACAGGGCTGAGAACGGGCGGGGAACCGCGAGAAGTGGGCGTTACTCGGTGAGCGGCGAGGTACTGCTGAGGTCCTCGTCGAGGTCTGCTTCGGCCATCTTCTCGACGAGCGAATCGATGACCTCCTGCCGTCGACCCTTCACGAACTTGATGGAGCCGACGACGAGGTGGCCGCCACCGGAGACGCCACCGCCGACGATCTCCTCGTCGAGCTCGGTGACCATCTGCGGGATGTCGAGGCGCACGCCGTCGGAGCGGAGGACCGCGAAGTCGGGCCCGTACCCGATGGTGATGACGGGGTCGCCCGTCTCCTCGACCTTCCGGTCGTGGATCTCACCGGTCGTCTTCCCCGGCGCGGGGTAGGTGAACCGGTGGGCGTGGTTCTCCACGTCGATGGTGTAGAGGTGCGCGCCGTTGTCGAGCGGTTCGTGCTCGACGTGTGCCATCGCGGCGTCGAGCTGGTCGTCGACGGCCTCCTCGGCGCGGGTCGAGAGCACGTCGACGAGTCGGCGGTGCCGGGACTCGTCGTCGACGCCGATGTTGAGCACGTCGTCGATGAGGTGGCGGCCGGAGTCGTAGCGGAGCCAGTGTGCGCCGTAGTCGAGCGCCTCGCTGAT harbors:
- a CDS encoding phospholipase D-like domain-containing protein, producing MSGARTLAAVVLLCLAVTAGVGATGPDAAVPGDPDATPDGFDAVRPPNESTETDAPRLVAVFPNPVAEGDAGEHVVASFPEPTAIGSWTVGDDDGTTSLPNVTVSGRIAFTANPAALPPGANASVDRVVAVEDFPQLANAGERVALARNGSRVDTLAYEDAPEAERWTGTAWVPRGATDLDPARGGPGRVRAFVTPDSAVPLDSIAAADDRVLLAGYTFTSDRVTDALLAAADRGVSVRVLVDDAPVGGLSAREVAALDRLQAGGVSVRLLGGEAARYDYHHAKYLVADGRALVLTENWKPSGTGGHANRGWGVVLNGSEPVAALNRTFHADWTAHDAGPWLDRRESVDPVLREPAAGSYPTRLQPATVPVDSTTVLVAPDNAEDSLVSLVAGAESSVRVEQMSVGGVDTPLVQAAIAAARNGSRVRFLLSSAWYAEEENGRVVERLNAIAEGEGLDMEARLVDPGDRFEKLHAKGVVVDERHVVVGSVNWNTNSLHDNREVAVVLTGDRVGQYYAEAFDADWRGGDGGDGGLRPRLLWVAAIAAAALAVLVCWRRVQFEYEGELQG